Proteins encoded by one window of Pseudochaenichthys georgianus chromosome 9, fPseGeo1.2, whole genome shotgun sequence:
- the LOC139434358 gene encoding general transcription factor II-I repeat domain-containing protein 2B-like, translating to MDAERVGLPLPPPLPPKPVSRLHHGFYGPVQPAQPAFVSPPLPDIWQCVEATWRHPLRTRAPVAGMADLLRVHGRTDTACPRVPPLDESLAAHLLLQAAGWAEGRRPLPPLPRDRETLEYLDIPARAQLAVAANNLGVLGISLVTPQQEAPASPSQEDRSDYSDRCIGQGGGLWSVHRGKRCPNLTGKNVGLLKRMQDKVSELNAEQKLVFIHCIIHQQALCKSVLKLSHVVDVVTTTVNFIRARALKHRQFVSLLEEQESEHGDVRYHTAVRWLSLGKVLKRFWVLKSEIKEFCEMKGKTIPELSDKDWVAALTFAVDVTAMMNALNTQLQGKGLFAHEMQSHVKAFMTTLQLISRQLGSNNLEHMKTLKEVKPSADHRHRYSSMLGALHDEFSRRFQDFKKVEDEMQLVSSPFTCSVDRAPTDVQLELIDLQSDSLLKEHFKSASLLEFYSALKEENFPNMRRHAQKMLVLFGSTYTCEQTFSVMKFTKSRYRSSLTDEHLSAVLRISTSDIQPDFDGLVKAQQRLDFSH from the exons ATGGATGCGGAGCGTGTGGGTCTACCGCTCCCCCCTCCGTTACCACCTAAACCGGTGAGCCGCCTCCATCATGGGTTTTATGGCCCGGTTCAGCCAGCCCAGCCGGCCTTTGTTTCGCCCCCGTTGCCAGATATCTGGCAGTGTGTGGAGGCAACATGGCGGCACCCTCTGAGGACGAGGGCTCCGGTGGCGGGCATGGCGGATTTGCTCAGGGTGCACGGCCGCACGGACACAGCGTGTCCCAGGGTGCCCCCCCTCGATGAGAGCCTGGCGGCCCATCTGCTCCTACAGGCAGCAGGTTGGGCGGAGGGGAGAAGACCCCTGCCCCCGCTGCCTCGTGACCGTGAAACGCTGGAGTATCTTGATATTCCGGCTCGGGCACAGCTGGCGGTGGCGGCCAATAATCTGGGCGTGTTAGGGATCTCGCttgtcacccctcagcaggaaGCCCCCGCCTCCCCGTCTCAGGAAGACCGGAGTGATTATTCGGACCGCTGCATCgggcaggggggggggctgtgg TCTGTTCACCGAGGTAAACGATGTCCGAATTTGACAGGGAAAAATGTTGGGCTTTTGAAAAGAATGCAAGATAAAGTGAGTGAACTCAACGCAGAGCAGAAATTGGTGTTTATACATTGTATTATTCATCAGCAAGCGTTGTGCAAGTCAGTGCTAAAACTTAGCCATGTGGTTGATGTTGTTACTACAACAGTTAATTTCATCAGAGCGCGAGCATTAAAGCACAGGCAGTTTGTTTCACTATTGGAGGAGCAAGAGAGCGAACATGGTGATGTCAGGTACCACACAGCTGTCAGATGGCTCAGCCTGGGCAAAGTGCTAAAAAGGTTTTGGGTTCTGAAATCAGAGATAAAAGAGTTTTGTGAGATGAAAGGCAAAACCATCCCAGAGCTGTCTGATAAGGACTGGGTGGCAGCTTTAACATTTGCTGTTGATGTGACTGCAATGATGAATGCACTGAACACACAACTGCAGGGCAAGGGCCTTTTTGCTCATGAAATGCAGAGCCATGTGAAAGCCTTCATGACAACGTTGCAATTAATTTCAAGGCAACTAGGCAGCAACAATCTCGAACACATGAAAACCCTGAAAGAAGTCAAACCATCAGCTGATCACCGGCACAGATACTCATCCATGTTAGGAGCACTGCATGATGAATTTTCAAGgcgttttcaagatttcaaaaaGGTTGAGGATGAaatgcagctggtttcctctccCTTTACCTGCAGTGTTGATCGTGCACCCACTGATGTTCAGCTTGAACTCATTGACCTGCAGTCTGATTCACTACTGAAAGAGCACTTTAAGTCAGCATCACTGCTAGAGTTCTACTCTGCTCTCAAGGAGGAGAACTTTCCAAACATGAGGAGACATGCTCAGAAGATGTTGGTTCTCTTTGGATCCACCTACACATGTGAACAGACATTCTCAGTCATGAAGTTTACCAAATCCAGGTACAGATCCTCTCTCACTGATGAACATCTGTCAGCTGTGCTTCGCATCTCCACCTCAGACATTCAACCTGACTTTGATGGACTTGTTAAAGCTCAACAGAGACTGGATTTCTcacactga